AACTGATGATGAAATTAATTCAGTTATAGTTGATAACGATTGGATCTATTACAGCAATGATTCGGACCATAACAAATTATACAAAATTAAGGTAGATGGTACCAACAGAACAAAGATTTTAGATGATACAGTAGAACGACTTAACATAGCAAAAGAATGGGTTTTTTATTGGGAAGGGGGGCAAAAAGAGAACCTACATCGTGTTAAAAAAGACGGAACAAACAAACAAGAAGTTAAATAGACGCAAATGTGATGTAGACAAACTATCAGTTTGTCTGCATTTTTATTTTCATGGACCATTAGAACGTAATAAAGTCGCTAACTTCTCTTCTTTTTTTGTGAAAGTCGTGGAAAATTTTGTCGTAATTGGAATAGCGTGCTACGTTTTTTTAAAAAAGAAGAATTTATAGGACGGGATGGTAAAATAATGCACACAAGGTAAAATGGAGGGGGTGTTTTTACGTGTATACTCTTTACAACAATGTGAAAAAAGGACGTTTCTGTATGCCTGCCAGCTCTAAGAAACGTCCTCAGCTACAAGCAACAAAATATGTTACTCAGGGTAATTTTACCACTCATTTATTCGGAGAAAAAGTGGAAAATTTCGAACCTGAGCAGCTATTAAAAGAAACAGAAGTTTTACGAGAAATGCTAGTTTTTTTGTATTGTAAAGAAGGGTCATTTTCAAGTCCAGCAGTCTTAGAGTTAAGTCAGCTGTTAGATAAATATATCGTTTCTGTTCAGAAAATCGAGAAACATGTTCGGACATAAAAATAATCCTGAGCTGCTACTTCGGGAAAGGAAATAGTAGTTAATCGACAATTGGTTTTTAGGGGGATCTATTATGCTGGTATGGGCCGATTCAAACCCTTTGATTGATTTTACAACAACGAAAAATTTAGATAAAAAAGGAATGCAAAAGGAGGAAGTCTCTATAAACAAAATATCTGATTACACAAGCGAGGCAATCAGTAAAAAAATAATTAATCATACGAGTGCTACTATGGCCAATATAAAACTATTCAGTTCAAGGGGTGTTGCACATGGTTACTCCCAGCCCTGATGTTAGCGGGCGATCACTGAGGTCGGAGATAGAAAAACGTATAAAACTGGAGAACTATACACTCACTCAACTCAGCGCATTGACCCATATCAATCAAGCACATCTGAGCTCGTTTTTGAAGGGGAGGTCTTATCGAGCATTAACGATTGCACAACTAGATGCTATTGCGAATGTATTTGAAGAGCCGGTTGGATGGCTGTATGAATTGTATATAGACGAATGTTTTCCAAAGGGGGTGGTATCAAGGAGAAGAGTGGGGTCTTACCTGCTGAGATGGGCAGGCATGACTGCATTGATCCTGTTGTTTCAATTTTATTGGAGCGTCGTAAAAATGTAGAAATTCTCTTTATTGTGGCGGAGCGGTTATTTCACAAAGGGAAGCACAAAGAGTCAGTCTCCTTTTACCAGCTCGTTATTGATAACGTGAAAGACAACCACTCAGAGCAATTTATTATGAGTCATTATCGTTTGTTCCGAATATCAGAGGAAGCAGATATTGAGGAAATTAGGAAGTCGGTTATTCGATTTGAATCCTATCGAAAAAGACTATCTGAGCATTATCAATTAGACGCACTTTTACTACTCGCTAATAAATGCCTTTCCTTGCACCAATGGAAAAAAGTAGAGAAGTATGCCGGCGAATTAATAAAATTGGCTACTTTGATTTATCGACACGAGAAACGTAAAAAGAATAGAGAAGCTAGCCACTTTCATTTAGAAAGTTGTTTAGTTGTTTATTATGGGCAGGGGTACCTCTTAAAGTCTGAGGCATTGGAAAAACAAGGACTATATGAAGAAGCAAAAGAATTTGTTTCTGGCTATGCTGACCTCAGTCGGTTTGGACTTCTTGATAAAGCTGGACAAGCAGATGTCGATAAGTTTAGGCTGCTGGCAACAGCAATTACGTATAGATTAGATATACTCATGGGAAATACAAGTGTCCTTGCTGACTACATCAAATACCTTGAAGATCATCCTACAGAAATATTATTTGGTTTAGTGACAATTGTGGAGTCAGCCAGCATACACGGTTTTCTAATAGATAGTCTACTAGAGCGATTTTCAGAAGAAATAAGTTGCTTCCATGACTCGCATGATCCAATTGATATAGGTCGTCATCTTCGGTTTCGATATGATCTGGCTAGGTATCACTTTCAAAATGATCGTTCTGAGAAGGGGATAATAAATACACTTCGATGTCTAGATTTATCCATAGTTACGAACAATCAAGAGATGATGGTACAATGTGCAGCACTGTTTGAAGCACATAGATATCACGCAACAGATCAACAAAAAAGAGAGTATAAAAAAATGATGGAGGAGGTATTAAATGATGGGGCGAGTAGAATGGCAGAAGATAAAAGGCTTCACTAACATCATGGGATAGGAGGCTAAAATGTCAGATGAGGAGCGACTTTATTCGCTCCTTTTTATATTGTTTATATAAACAATCATAGCTAGTAAGGTAACGAATGTGGAAATAGAATTAGCGAGAATAGAATGATCTAGCGCTGTTTTTTTGTAATTATTACCATATTTCTCAGTATGTGTTTTTCTGAATAGTGGTTTATAGTAATAATTGGAAGGGATGTGGGTGAAAAGAAAGGTGGTGATATCAAAAAAATACTCGATCCTTAGCAAGCATGTACGGCTTCAAGCAAACTGGGGGTCCTCAAATACAATATTAATTATATTTGAGGGTAGTCTTTTATTGTTTTCTAAATTTACAGTACAGGAAGTAAATGGCCCCAATGATTAAAGCAAACCAGATTGAATACCTTAAAATTTTGAAGATGTATTCATCTAATGTCAAAACTGTAATTGTATAGGTACCCTTTACTTCTACAGATTCTTGCCTACTTAAAAATAAAATATTTAGGCATAAACCAGCTAAAAATCCATACCAAAGTGTCTCAACAATTTTGTTCTTCACTCATAATTCCCACCTTTTCTAATGTTTACGTTCTCAATTGTTTGCACTACTATCTAAATAGTCTGAAGAGTATCAAATTCTATCAAAAGGAGATTAGAAATCCATGAAACTACATAACAAAGTTGTGGCTTCTGTTTTAACGATGTCAGTTTTAGGTGGTTTAATGGTAGTACCATATTCAGTATTTGCTAATCCAAGCATCCCAGAGACCATGGAACCAGGAACGATTGTTACGTATGATAAAAATAATGAGATGATCGTCCATAAGTACCAATTTAATGATAGTGTAAAGCGTACATCTCTTGTTAAAGAAAATAAGCAAAATCAAAATCAAAAACTACTTGAAGAAGAAACAGCAATTTTTGAAAAAGTAAAAAAAGATGCGGAATCACTGCCTGTTTTTTATTTGGACGAGCCAGTATTACCGAAACCTGAGCCTGGAATGACCATTTATTATGACGGAATGGGGTTACCTACAAAGATCATTGATGCCAAAGGAAACTTAGTTGATACCGAGTCCAAAGCCGCTGCTTCTTGGACCCCTCCGAAAAATGGTGTATATATTTATGGTAAGGACGACAATAAACTCACCATCACAGATAAATATGTTCAAGGTGAAGGATGGGTATCATGGTATGACGGAATGGGCGAAAAAGGATCGGACGGAAAAAAATTAAAGAAAGATAATTGTGCTACAAAAATGAAATATGACAGACCCACATTCAATAAGGAGATTAAAGTGAGGAACTTAAAAAATGATATTGTTGACTATGTATATAAGGCAGATGTTGGTGGCCTTCCTAATGCAGTCCTAGATATCATGCCTGAAAAAATGGAAGATGACTTTGATTCTCCCGTAGACAGAAAAAAAAATACTGGTCGATTTGAGGGAAGAACCTTCTACGAAAAGTAGACCTGATACTCCTCTAGAGCGTAACTCATACTTCAAAAAGTTATTCAACAATAACTGATTTGTGATAAGTGTCGAATTATTTCACGACACTTATCTCTTTTTCATGTATCTAAAAATGTAGGGTCACTTGTTAAAGGAGGGTTCCCCCAGATGAAAAAAATCTTTAACATGTTCATTCTTATTGTATCTGTAGTGATCAATGCCTGTACACCAAATACAAGCACCACCAACACTACAACTGTTCCGCCCTCAGCCACAAATGCTGTAGAACATAACAATTCTGACTATTTTTCTCTCACCTTGACAAACAAACAAAGTGAAAACCATTTTTATATATACGATATAGATACGAAAATCATAAAAGAAGTCGCCAAAACCCCTGATACCGCTCAATATCCTCTTGGAGCCGTTGACCTAAATACTAAGTCACTCTATTATTCCGAACGTGATTCTACAGGGTCCGACCAATTGGTAAAACTTGATCTAGCTACGAAAAAGAAGGAGAAATTGACCACCAATTTATTTGCAATCAATTATATTATCCCAGTGGGAAATCAAATTATTGTAGCCGCTGCCGAAAAAACAAAATCCTCTGTCCAATTAGCTTCGTATGACTTACAAACAAAAAAACTATTATTTTGGGTTCCCCCAGATGACGACGATACCGCAGTAGAACATCTAATGTATAACCCATTTACAAAAAAGCTGTATGCTACTCTCTATTCTACTCAGGAACGCAGATCACTTTCCAGAAAAGCAGCGAAAGAACAAGCACCTGACGTTGATGCGGCCACTCATCGTGTCGTCGAATACGATATGAATCGAGGGGAACAAATAAAACAAAGAGAATTATACAAAGCAAAAGAAGTAATCAGATTATTCTCTGTCTCAACAAATACAGAAGTCGCACTGATAAAAAGTGGCTCTAAGGTTTTTCAAGAAAAACAATTGTATCTCTACTACTTTCATTCAGGCAAAAAAGAGCTACTTGTTATTCCAGAGCTAAGTACAATCGAAGAGGCATATTTTACTCCTGACAAACAAGGACTTTTCATAAAAGGAAGCCCCAAAACGACTCTGAATAATAATGACGTAACTGTAGACGGGGCACCAAATGGATTATACTATTATGACTTCAAAACTCGTAAAATTACCAAAATATATTCAAAGTCCGACAGCTATATTAATAATTTCATACTGCTAGAGGATCCATCCAAATAACCAAGAAACCCCGTATCTCAGGTGTGGTCAAGACCCCGTTTTGTAGACAGTAAGAAAAACCCCGGCCGTTAGGCCGCTAACTGATGGTATTATCCCCTTTGAGTAGACAGTGTAAAAAGCCCACTCACCTAGCGGTGGGTGCTACACTATCCTCGGAGGGGATTTTTCGTATGGCTAAAAAAGAGCAAGATTTGGTACGCCATTATTTTGAATGGATTGGAAAGAAATCTAACTTTATTGCAAATGAAAGAATATTTTCTATATCCACAGGGATTGAAGTTAAACTTGGAGCGTAGTTTGTATTGAATTTGGTTGGTGTTATTCCTGATATCGTGGCGGTAATATTGCTATTGTAGTTCCCTTGTCTACTCAAGAACCAACACAAGTACAAAAAGGAAACGGGATATATACGGAGATTTCAAAAGTGTAGGGTTTTGTGTTTATAAAGTTTCCCATGATATTTATTATCAAACATTCTATGGAGCAAAAGTGCACCCCTTAAAGTAGACATTGGAAAAAGCCCCAAGGTTATCCGATGACTTTAGGGGGTGTATTTTTCAATGGCGGTTAAAGGACAAAAATTTAAAAGTTATCCAGAATCATTGAAAATGGAAGCTATTCGTTTACACATTGAGGAAAAGTGGACGTATAAACAAATTGTAGAGCATTTGGAAATTCAGGACGAAGATCGCTTAAAAAAGTGGATGAGAAAGTACAGACAACAGGGTGAGTTTGGACTTCTAGATCGACGCGGACGTCGTGAGGCCTATATTGATCAGGATAGATATGTCCAAAAACTGAAGCGCGAGAATGAAATCCTAAAAAAGTATTTGGAAATCTGGATGCGGGAGGTGTAAGGAAGAAGTATCGAATTGTGGAGAGTTTGTCTACAATATATCCAATTACTGAGGTTTGTAAGGTGTTAGGAGTTTCGAGAAGTGGCTATTACAAGTACCTCTCTACTAGAAACTTGTATAGGGATAAATCGATGAAAAAACGGATCAGAACGATCTATGAACAAAGAAAAGGAATATATGGATATCGCCGAATTCAGGCCGAACTGTTACGCCAATTTGGTTGTAGGGTTAATCATAAGAAAGTATTACGCATCATGCAAAATCTGGGACTCAAAGCCATCATTCGCCGTAAACGTTCCTATATGACTGCCCATCAAGCAAAGGTATCGGATGGACGTGTTGCAGATAATTTACTCAAACGTGATTTTACCGCTCAAGAGCCTAATCAAAAATGGGTAACTGACGTTACCCAATATCGCATCGGTGAAGAACGTATCTACCTTTCTGCAATCAAAGATTTATGTACGCATGAGATTATCGCTTATCATATCAGTACTCGAAATGACAATGCGCTTGTTCTAGAGACTTTTAGGAAAGCATTTGAAATGCAAAAAGACGTGACTGGTTTGATCGTTCACAGCGACCAAGGTTCCCAGTACACGTCCCATGCATACCACGACATGCTGCCTACGGTTGGCGCCCAAATCAGCATGTCCCGACGGGGCAATTGCCTAGACAATGCCTCGATAGAAAGCTTCTTTTCTCATTTGAAAACCGAAGCCCTATATCCCTATGATATACGAGATCTTCAAGATGCTCAAAGGAGAATTGAAAATTACATTTATTTTTACAACGAAGAACGTCTTCAAGTGAAGTTAAATAAACTGACGCCTAGTGAATTTAGGCGTCAGTTAGCGGCCTAACGGCCGGGGCTTTTCTTACTGTCTACAAAACGGGGGCTTGACCAGATAACCTCGGGGGGTTTTTCCAATGTCTACTTTAAGGGGTCACTTCAATTGATATACAACGTTTTTTTAGAAGCAAGCTATATTCGTAGTTTGCCACTCATTTTGGTAGTCACTTTGGACGGTCTTGACCGAAATCTATCAATTATCATCACGGAAAGAATACCATTCGTGACCTTGCTCATCAGCCTCTTCCTCGGTCTTCACGTCAAATAAATAGTACATTTCCCCATACAGTTTCTTTGCTTCTTCCTGATCCATCCCAGCACGTTTACAAGCCAGTAGCATGTATCCAATAGCCTCACGATTTGTCATACAATATCATCCTCCATCTGATTATTAAAATAAGCCGACATGATTTCAACATCCTGGAAAGAAATAACCATCTCACTGAATTTTTCTTCTCCGATCTTCCATTCCCAGCTCTGTAAAACATGGACAGAGGATCTTATACTGTCAGAACCAAAAGTCATAATTACCTTTCTAAAAGCACCATCAAGTTGGACACAATCACTTAAAATTTTATCACCTTTGCTAGTATGGCGAGAAATAGATTCATCCATTTTTTTAAATCTCACTTCTTGAACCATTAATTAGCACCCCTCTCGGTTGGATAGTATTTATTCATTATTTTATAAATAGAATCCAGACATATCAATTCTTAGATTTTCCAGCCTGTGTTTTGTAGCTAACCACTACTTACTTGAAAATTTAAGCCTTTCTTGCTAAAATGACAACATTAATAAGTCCTCTAAAGTATTCTTGTAAGCCAGCACAACTTAAAAGAATGAAGGGGCATACCGTAATTGGCAGAGTCAAACGGTATAACTGAATGTGGAAACGCATCAGACCTATGCTTATAGACTTCCTACGCTCTCATAGTAGCCTAGAGAAGAGAATAAGCCCAACTGATTATTAATCAGACATACCCTTAACGACTCCCTTGAGAGTGAAGTTGAGACAAGACATACCCACCACGCGGTATGAACTTTCCAAAACTGATGTGCGTAAACCAGTAGAGGATTTCATAGGACCCTAGCGAAGCTGTATCCATAATTAGCTTTTAATAACTACCAAGGTAATAAGCTCAAATGAGCTTACTATACAAAAAAGCCATTCTAAAAACCATTTCATATGGATTAGAATGGCTTTTTTTATTTAACCAACGAGAAAGGATGATTGGAATTGACAGGATCAGTACTTTTGTACCTCTAAATATTGAATCTATGCGTTTCACTAGCAGGACAACCTTAAATAATCTAATAATATGATTGGAGATAGGGCTATGAATATCTTAGTTAAAGAAAAGCTGGAGCATTTAGACAGTATTTTTATTGGGAAGAAACTAGGGGAAGTGTGGCCTGTTATTGTAGAAAGTTATTCAGGCGATTCTAATCTTACCTTTCAATATCCAAGGAGTTTCTTTTATAACCTTCAACATAAAAATCAAATTCATCTACCTACTAAGGACAAACATGATCGAATCACTTTTGTAAAATATTTTATCGATCGGTTGATGAGCAGAGAAATAGATATATACGAATACCATTTTGGTACATTTTGTATTTATTTCGATTATCTCAATGCCTTTCAAAAGGAAGATTTTTCAGGACCATATATTGGTAAAAAGCGAGTAGAATATATTCAAAATCTACCTACTTCAAAATTTTTAAGTAATGACTATTTTATTACCTACATTTGGTCTTCATTAATTAAGCAAACTCAATCAGAAGCTGGGGAGTGCTTATATAATCCAGAGTTTGATCAGCTTAGGCTTTTATTTACGGCAGATTTATTTGAAGACTGTACTCGTAAATATCACTCTAATGCAAACTGGCTGGAACCCCTTTCAGGAAAAAAGGACTTGGTTTGTAAGAGCTGGAAAGTAGACAAGGATACAATGATATCTGAAACAGAAAGGTTTATGACAAAGGGGGAAATACTTCCTTATTCAAATGAGAATGATCATACTCATTGCGTAGGATCGGTAATTTTACGAAAAGGGTCCTATATAGAAGTAAAATTTGGAGATGATTGGATAAAAGGTCATTATGAATCGTCGGAACCTAACGAATTAATCACAATTCAAAGTAGTGATGGACATATCCTAATCAAACCAGGGCATCTGGTTCGAGTCATCAATCATTAACTCCGATTTGAGTATTCTTTGAATTGGTGAATTAGGTTTAAATATAAAGTGGTGTAGTAGTTAACTAACAACATCTCAACAGCAAAAAGGCAAATGACAGGCTATAACAAACCTGTTATCTGCCTTTTTACATTACAGGATCACATTCTTTCAAAGGTCTCTAATATGATTCCTGGCCATTATAAATAGAGGGGGATAACCATTGAAATTCTTCGGAGTTTTATTGAGAAAAGAATTAAATAAGAGAAGTGAATCAGCTAAGAAAATGATGACCTCACAGATAAAATATAGGATATTAGAATACTTTTATTCAAACACTCATGTCTCTTTAATAGATTTTGACTCATTTTCTCAACAAGACATTATTAATTTAATTGAAGATACTCATGGAATAGACAATGAAGACCTTATTGATGATTTATATGGGCTTTGGTATAACCCTATTTATGAATACTGTAGGTCAACAAACAATAATTACGTTTTACATCATTCAAAAAAGAAAATCTACGAGTCAGAAGATGATTTTATATGAGGTGATTAATAATGTTTTCGATGGAAGAGACACAAACTCTTTTTGCTTCTCTAGATAATTTACTGAGTCTTAAAATACTATACGACTGTGGTTACGACATACAGCCTCTTTCCAATTGGACGGAAGAATATGGTAGCTATAGTAATTATTCAGGTTTCCAAATCCTTTTTAAAAGTATCAGTATCTTATTTACAAGCTGCTCTGACTATGAGGAAGTAGATGATACTTATAGTGTCCATAGGATTTTTGTCCACGACACTAATCTTAAGAAATTAATTGAGATGAAGTCCTCAGAAGATCAGGGGAAATTTATTAATCCTTATCATCAAACCTATTGTGATTATACTGATGCAGAAATGATTATTAGTCCGAATGAGAACGGATTTACATTAGAATTGCATGAGACTCCCATATGCTATAGCAATTTTATAGAAACATTAATACAGTTACGCCGGAAAATAGATGAGTTTTGTAACCAATTTTGTAAAGGAGACTATTAAAATGCCTCATTATAACGTGGAATTTAGCGATGATTTTTTACAAGGGACGCCATTTTGTCATATAAAGGTAAGTCAACAGGGAATTATCTTAGATGAATATAAAATGAGTTTTGATGATTTTATCGAAGCAATAATGGATTCGAGAATGAGTACTTTAAAAACTCATAAAGTTGTAGGAGTAACTAAAAGGAAACGATTTCACAGGATTATTGGTAAGAGGAAATTAAGTAATCCATATAACAAGATAGAAACACCATACTTACCCACTAAATGTATTAAACATATATGGGTTAACCGTGCCCAAAAAGAACAATTGGTATTTATAGAAATTCCAAAGCAAAAATGGGACACATCCTTTTACAACAGTAAATTAGATCAAGTTGGGTTTCCGAGGTTGCTTTTCGGATATCGCTTAAAAGAAAACTTTATTAAAAAAATCTATATTTTGGCCATCAAAGACAAAGGACATGTTCTTGGACAAACAGAGATTTTTAAATTTCCATTTTCAAATGTATCAAATGGAGTTGTTTGTATGGGAGGAAACTCATTCCCTAATGTAAAAGACCTCACTCAATTAAGTACAATGCATAATCTATTTTTTGCTGCACCAAGCTCTTCTTGTTATTACAGCAGCGAGAGGAACTATTCTGGTATAGGTGATTTAAGGGAGTTGTACACATATCTCCAAGATAAAATGTTCCCTGAAGAATGGCTTAACAGCAAAAACATGACGTTAGATGAATATTGCAAGAGTTTATAACAAAGACGTTTACCACTGGTAAGGTCTTTTTTTATTTAAATAACCTTAAGAATTGAAAGGATGATTGAAATGGCCCAATATAAGATGCTTCAGGAGACTATTTTTAGTTTTTTAGGAGAAGAGGAACCAGAGACAGTTGAAATTACTAGTCCGAAAAAAAGTAAGAAAGTAGCGAGTAATACAAGCAATAAAACTAAACCTACTCCTAAACCAGAAGAAATCTTTCAAGTAAACACAGAAACTAGCATACGTTATGGAGGAGAAACTATTCCCCTTACGGATTATTTTACAGCTGACGAAATTTCAATAGGAACCTTGTTAGAAAGTAATACGGAAGCAGATCCCCAAACTCCAACATATAAAGCTATAACTGTTGATGATATTAGAAGAAGACTTGAAAATGATTTTGCTGAACTAACAGAGGATTTAACATCAATGAGTTTTATCAAAGAAAAAAATCTTATTGTCCCAGTCCTTCAGGCTCGTAAAAAAGGCATGATTCTGAAAAAAAGACACGGTATTTATCTATCTCTTAGCGACGCAGCTGATAACAAACGTAGCAATATGTATATACCATCATCTGATGGAAACATATATCACATTCGGGACACTGAACATTTATCCATATGTAAACGTACTAGAGCAGTCCCTTCTCTTTCTTCAATAAAAGAAGGAGTACGATTAAAAGCTCCAAAAATTAATTGGGATATTATTACTGAGTTTATCAAAATCTCTCGTTATTACGCATCAAAATATGGTACAGAAGTACATGCAGAAATACTTTGGAACGGGATAGATTATAAACTCTCCATTCCTAAACAAAGAGTAAGTAGTCAACTTGTTGAGCCTGAAACAACAAATCTTATTCCAGAAGAGGACGAGATTAAAGTTATGGAAATTCATAGTCATAACTTCATGGATGCCTACTTCTCTAGTCAAGATGATGAATCAGAAAAAGCACCAATTCTATATGCGGTTATAGGAAGAGTCACAGATTATTTTCCTCAAATAAAGGTCAGGACTTGCTTAAACAATGAATACCTAGAACTTGATCCTAATAATGTTTTTGACACTCCTTTTCAGCTCAATCAGTCATATGAATTTAAGCAAATTACCATTCATAAGGAGCTAAACTAGATGATAACAATTGGAAAAGAAAGAGAAGTTTTTTTTTATCTTGTTCAAATTGGGTGTGGTGGAAATGGGTCTTACATTCTACAACAATGCGCCCAAATGATGAATATTTTTAATTGTGATGGTAGATACATCGTTGCGGACCCTGA
This portion of the Brevibacillus laterosporus genome encodes:
- a CDS encoding aspartyl-phosphate phosphatase Spo0E family protein codes for the protein MPASSKKRPQLQATKYVTQGNFTTHLFGEKVENFEPEQLLKETEVLREMLVFLYCKEGSFSSPAVLELSQLLDKYIVSVQKIEKHVRT
- a CDS encoding helix-turn-helix domain-containing protein, translating into MAVKGQKFKSYPESLKMEAIRLHIEEKWTYKQIVEHLEIQDEDRLKKWMRKYRQQGEFGLLDRRGRREAYIDQDRYVQKLKRENEILKKYLEIWMREV
- a CDS encoding IS3 family transposase — its product is MDAGGVRKKYRIVESLSTIYPITEVCKVLGVSRSGYYKYLSTRNLYRDKSMKKRIRTIYEQRKGIYGYRRIQAELLRQFGCRVNHKKVLRIMQNLGLKAIIRRKRSYMTAHQAKVSDGRVADNLLKRDFTAQEPNQKWVTDVTQYRIGEERIYLSAIKDLCTHEIIAYHISTRNDNALVLETFRKAFEMQKDVTGLIVHSDQGSQYTSHAYHDMLPTVGAQISMSRRGNCLDNASIESFFSHLKTEALYPYDIRDLQDAQRRIENYIYFYNEERLQVKLNKLTPSEFRRQLAA